TCAATCCGCCCGGCTTCACCACGAAGATTTTTGGCGGCCTCGTATTGTCCTTCGGCAGCTGGCCGGCATTGGCCTTGAACAGCGTCTTGGCCTGCGCAAAGCGCGTCGTCTTTGCCGACCTGCTCGAAAAATGCTCCTGCGCGAAAGGCTGCTTCTTGAATTTCGACAGGCAGTCGAAGCGAACGATCGGGCTGACGATGACGTCGCCGACCTCGACGTCCTTGCCGATGCCGCCGGCGGTTCCCGTGGTGATGACGAGCGAGGGCTGCACTTCCTGGATGATCTGGCGCCAGACGTCGATGTTCGGCAATTGCGGGCCGTCCTGTGACATGTGCGAATCGGATTTGAAGATCACGACCTTCTTCTTGCCGATCGTCGTGGTCCAGTAGGTGCCGAGCCGTTTCAGCTCCATGGCCGGGCAGCCGTTGCGCATCTTCCTAGAGATGGTCGTAAAATTGTGCGTGTAGGGGAGGTAGTCGTTGCGGGAGTCCTTGCCCGGCGTCAGGACGCGGCTGAGCGCATGGCCCTCGTCGACGGTCCAGGTCACCACCAGCACGTCCGCGCGCGGCAGCGCGCTGTTGCCGTTGCCCTTCGGCTTCGGCCCGGTCTGCGGTGCGAGCCCCTTCGGCCAGGGAATGTCGGTGAAGCGCGACAGTCCGGTCGCGGTCGAGAAGGCCATGAACTCGCGGCCCGCAGGCGATTCCGAATCGAAGTCGATGATCTCGCGCTGAAAATCTTCCGGAGAAACTGTTGTGGACCGCTTCACCGCCGCGTCCGCCAGACGCTTGACGGTGAAGGTCTCGCGCGGCGGCGGTGTCGTGATCGGATCGAAACCAAGATTTGTCTGAACCCATTTGCGGTCAGCCAGCATCGTACGCTCCTGCGCCAATTGATTTTGACGGTATCTTCCATTGGTCGGCCAAGCAGGCCGACGGTTGCAATTTTAAATCGAGTTCGCCGATATCAATTGGTCCGAGCCGCTGACCAATTCCGCTCCGGATTGGGCTGTCGATGTTTTGAGCTGCAAGACAAAGGCTTCTCTGAAAAAAATATCGTCCAATATCTGAACCAATGACTATTCCAGATTACACCTATAGTTGAATACCGGCAATCGCCCTTCCAATCACAAACGGAGGAAGTCATGGCAGGTACGATCAAACGCGTGGCACTGGCGAATAGCGCACGGAAGTTGCCGAAGGGGGCCAAGCTCGTCGGCGCGGCCGATTCCAAGCAGGAGATCGAGATCAGCGTCCGCCTGCGCGCCAAGCGCTCCGACGATGACACCGTGATGGCGCTGGGTGCGCAATTGCCGCGTGAACGGCAATATCTTTCCCGCAGCGAATTTGCCGAGCAGATGGGCGCCGATCCCGCTGACGTCGCCAAGATCGACAATTTCGCCCACCACCACGATCTCAACGTCAAGAGCGTGCATCTGGGCTCGCGCACGGTAAAGCTGACCGGCACGGTGAAGGCGATGAGCGCAGCCTTCGGCGTCAAGCTCAACAAGGTCAAGCACGAGGGCGCGACCTATCGGATGCGCAAGGGCAACGTGCAGATACCGGCCGAGCTCGAGGGTATCGTCATTGGCGTGCACGGGCTCGACAATCGCCCGGTCGCGCGTCCGCACTTCCGGCACAAGCGGATCGGACGGGCGGCGATCGCGCGCGCGGCGCAGAACCGCAGCTTCTCGGTCCAGCAGATCGCCCAGCTCTACAACTTCCCGGACGGCGAGACCGGCGCCGGCCAGTGTATCGCCATCATCGAGCTCAACGACATCGACCAGAAGGGAAAGCCGATCGGGGCCGGCTACAAGACGTCGGACCTGAAGACGTTCTTCAAGAAGGCCGGCATCCCGATGCCGCATATCGCGCCGGCGAGCGTCGACGGCGGGGCCAACAAGCCCGGCCATTCCGAGGCCGACGGCGAGGTCGTGCTGGATATCGAGATCGCAGGCGCCGTTGCGCCGGGGGCCAATATCGTGGTCTATTTCGCGCCCAACACCACCAACGGCTTCATCGATGCGGTCAAGGCCGCAGTCCACGACACCGCGCGAAAACCATCGGTGATCTCGATCAGCTGGGGCGGCCCGGAAGATCCGCAAGGCTCGCAGCAATTCGTCGACGGCCTGAATGAGGCGATCCGCGACGCAGCGGCGATGGGAGTCACGGTCTGTGTCGCCTCTGGCGACAACGGCTCGGCCGACATGGGCGAAGGATGGGACGGCAAGCCCCATGCGGATTTCCCGGCGTCGAGCCCATTTGCGCTGGGCTGCGGCGGTACCAATCTCAGGGCGCCGAACGGTCATATCGAAGAGGTGGTCTGGAATGGCGGGCCGGAGGATGGCGCGGGCGGCGGCGGGGTGAGTGTCGTGTTCGCGCAGCCGAAATACCAGGCCAACGCCCATGTCCCGAAATCGCCGACGCATCAGAGCGGGCGCGGCGTGCCCGACGTCGCGGGCGACGCCGATCCGGCGACCGGCTATCAGATCTTCCTCAACGGCGTCGGCACCACGATCGGCGGCACCAGCGCGGTGGCGCCGCTGATGGCCGGTTTGATCGCGCGGATCAATGAGGCGACGACGAAGAAATTCGGCAAGACGGTCGGTTTCATCAATCCGCTGATCTACGCGCCGAATGCGCAAGCCGCGTTCCGCGACATCACCAGCGGCAACAACGACATCACCGGCCAGTTGCACGGCACGTACAAGGCGGGCCCCGGCTGGGACGCCTGCTCCGGTCTCGGCGTTCCCAACGGCTCGGCGTTGCAGGACCTGCTGGCGGCTTGATCACGGGTGCTTCGCCCTCTCCCCGCCCTTCGCGGGGAGAGGGCGGGAGCGAAGGGCTGTGGGCGCAATCGCGGCGAGAGTCAGACTCGCCGAAAGCGTCCCCCGTCATGGCAATGACGGCGGAGCGTGCGGCACTTACGCGAATCTCACCGACACCTTCTGGCGGCAGGTCACGCGCCATGCGGAAGGCGAATTCCGGCTCGCCCACCCGCATCTCGTTGCCCGCCATCGAGGCCGTGCCGCCATCGGCAATGACGGTGTCGCTCAGGATGCGCCCGGCCATGGGGCCCCTGACATTGATGTGCTTCTGGCCGGCCTCGCTGGTCGCCGCGATCTTCCAGCCGAACCGCTTGCCGCTCGAAGAGGATTCGAGCGCGGCCTGGATGGCCCTCCGTGCGTGTGCGTGGACGCAAGGAGCTCTCGAGCGTGTCGAGCTTGGTGCCGGCATGCCAGTGACCCGCAAGTACGTGCGAGGCAGCCCGGATCTGGTTCTGGTCGAGCATGGTCCTCACCCGATGATGATTCTTGTCTTTGGTCCGAGCCGCCGCAGCAATTGCAGCATCGCGGCTTGCGTCATCGAGACGCAACCTGCGGTCGGGCCGAAATTGTCGCGCGCCAAATGCAGGAACACCGCACTGCCACGGCCGGCGATGCGCGGCCGCGTATTGTGGTCGATCTCGACGATGAAGTCATAGAGCTGGTCGGCGCGCGTCAGCCGGTCACCGCCCTGTCCCGCTCCCCGCCGGATCGGCCGGTTGTAGTGACGGTCGCTTGGGTCTTCGCACCAGGCGTCCTCAGGCTGGATGGCGCGGACCGGCAGAAAGGTCTGCGGCCGGCGGTGACGGTCGCCCCTCCACCAGAGCTGCCGCGGCCGAAAACTGCCCTTCGGCGTGCCACCATCGCCCTCGCGCTTATTTGCGCGAATGCCGCCGCGTCCGAGTGCCACGGGAATCGCCAGGGATCCGGCTGTCAGCCAGCCCCGCCGCGGATTACCGGCCGACGCCCTCACCCGGATCGATGAAAGCGGACTGTTCTTGCTGTAAGTGGTTGATATAACATGTTTTTTCATCTGAAGGCGCGGTGTCGGCTTCATTACAGGACATTCATCGAATTGTCCTGCTATTGTGGGTTAGAGTAGTTCTGGCTTGTGAATCGGTAACAGCCCACTACTTCAAGACGAACAACAATAATAACGGCGACCTCTAACTTACCAATCGCAGCTCTCACGCGGCATGCGCGCGTCGGAGTTCGACTCCAAAAGGATGACCCCATGGCCAATGCCCGCAAGATCCTGATCGTGGATGACGATTCCGATCTGCGCGATACGTTGGTGGAGCAATTATCGCTACACGAAGAGTTCGAAGCCTCGGCAGTCGATACCGGTGCGAAGGGCGCGAGCGCCGCAAAGGCCAATTCCCCCGATCTCGTGCTGATGGATGTCGGCCTGCCCGACACCGATGGCCGCGAGGTGGTGCGTAGCTTGCGCAAGGGCGGCTTCAAGGCCCCGATCATCATGCTGACCGGGCACGATACGGATTCCGACACGATCTTGGGGCTGGAATCCGGCGCCAACGACTATGTGGCAAAGCCCTTCCGCTTCGCGGTGCTGCTGGCGCGCATCCGCGCCCAGCTTCGCCAGCACGAAGCCAGCGAGGACGCGGTGTTCTCGGTCGGCCCCTACAGTTTCCGCCCGGGCTCGAAAATGCTGACTGCCGCCAACGCCCGCAAGGTGCGCCTCACGGAGAAGGAAACCGCCATCCTGCGTTTCCTCTACCGGGCCGGCCAGATGCCGGTCTCGCGCGAGACCCTGCTGCAGGAGGTCTGGGGCTACAATTCCGGGGTCACCACCCACACGCTGGAAACTCATATCTACCGCCTCCGCCAGAAGATCGAGAAGGACGCGGCCAATCCGGAAATCCTGGTCACGGAAGCCGGTGGCTACAAGCTGGTGCCGTGATACGCTCCGATGGTCCCGCGAATCGTTCTAGATCGCGGGCCCTTGAGCCACGGACCTGAATGTCAATCGACGATGACGTAGCGCTGCTCGAGCGTGTCCCGACACTGCGCCTGTTGGGAGACGCCTCGCTGCGCATGTTGGCGATCGGCTCCGAGCAGCGCGATTTCGTGCGCGGCGATGTGCTCTTCAACCAGGGCGACGATGCGGACGCCGGCTTCGTGGTTCAGCGCGGCGCCTTTCGCGTCGAGGACGGCGCCGGCGCCGAGATGATCGCCGGCCCCGGGACGCTGATCGGCGAGCTCGCGCTCGTGGTGCCGATGAAGCGGCCCTCGAGCGCGACCGCGCTGGAGCATTCCTCCGTCATCCGCGTCGCCCGCAGCCTGTTTCAGCGCGTCTTGGAAAGCGACCCCGCCGCCGCCCGCCGCCTCCGCGACGAGTTCGCGATCCGGTCGAGCCAGATCGCGAGCGATATTTTGATGGCGGGCTCGAAGCTGAATTCGTAGCAGCCCCTCATGGTGAGGAGGCGCGTCAGCGCTGTCTCGAACCATGAAGGCCCGGATCTCGCCAGTGGTCATCCTTCGAGACGACCGCTTCGCGGTCTCCTCAGAGGCTGTGAATCTTTTTGACTGCTCGCAAGCGGTATAGCC
This genomic interval from Bradyrhizobium sp. CB82 contains the following:
- a CDS encoding response regulator transcription factor, whose amino-acid sequence is MANARKILIVDDDSDLRDTLVEQLSLHEEFEASAVDTGAKGASAAKANSPDLVLMDVGLPDTDGREVVRSLRKGGFKAPIIMLTGHDTDSDTILGLESGANDYVAKPFRFAVLLARIRAQLRQHEASEDAVFSVGPYSFRPGSKMLTAANARKVRLTEKETAILRFLYRAGQMPVSRETLLQEVWGYNSGVTTHTLETHIYRLRQKIEKDAANPEILVTEAGGYKLVP
- a CDS encoding S53 family peptidase — encoded protein: MAGTIKRVALANSARKLPKGAKLVGAADSKQEIEISVRLRAKRSDDDTVMALGAQLPRERQYLSRSEFAEQMGADPADVAKIDNFAHHHDLNVKSVHLGSRTVKLTGTVKAMSAAFGVKLNKVKHEGATYRMRKGNVQIPAELEGIVIGVHGLDNRPVARPHFRHKRIGRAAIARAAQNRSFSVQQIAQLYNFPDGETGAGQCIAIIELNDIDQKGKPIGAGYKTSDLKTFFKKAGIPMPHIAPASVDGGANKPGHSEADGEVVLDIEIAGAVAPGANIVVYFAPNTTNGFIDAVKAAVHDTARKPSVISISWGGPEDPQGSQQFVDGLNEAIRDAAAMGVTVCVASGDNGSADMGEGWDGKPHADFPASSPFALGCGGTNLRAPNGHIEEVVWNGGPEDGAGGGGVSVVFAQPKYQANAHVPKSPTHQSGRGVPDVAGDADPATGYQIFLNGVGTTIGGTSAVAPLMAGLIARINEATTKKFGKTVGFINPLIYAPNAQAAFRDITSGNNDITGQLHGTYKAGPGWDACSGLGVPNGSALQDLLAA
- a CDS encoding cyclic nucleotide-binding domain-containing protein, giving the protein MSIDDDVALLERVPTLRLLGDASLRMLAIGSEQRDFVRGDVLFNQGDDADAGFVVQRGAFRVEDGAGAEMIAGPGTLIGELALVVPMKRPSSATALEHSSVIRVARSLFQRVLESDPAAARRLRDEFAIRSSQIASDILMAGSKLNS
- a CDS encoding L,D-transpeptidase family protein; the encoded protein is MKKHVISTTYSKNSPLSSIRVRASAGNPRRGWLTAGSLAIPVALGRGGIRANKREGDGGTPKGSFRPRQLWWRGDRHRRPQTFLPVRAIQPEDAWCEDPSDRHYNRPIRRGAGQGGDRLTRADQLYDFIVEIDHNTRPRIAGRGSAVFLHLARDNFGPTAGCVSMTQAAMLQLLRRLGPKTRIIIG